Proteins found in one Panicum hallii strain FIL2 chromosome 4, PHallii_v3.1, whole genome shotgun sequence genomic segment:
- the LOC112890528 gene encoding uncharacterized protein LOC112890528, which produces MEKERKERGDERKKNAGGKLYVNLCLCDQGSSDLPSQLAQATTYIKVLRERVEKLKQRRDECYAKVQKSSSGNAENDAAVESCSQDVQVQSTGAAHFLREFDDKLKCIQESKQATSSEVLLDAPMVATRLRRLLTEQRAKLEGLGAESSLCNTRNIQKRDYYIQFIPFFI; this is translated from the exons aggaaggagagaggggatGAGAGGAAGAAGAATGCTGGTG GAAAATTGTATGTTAACCTATGTTTGTGCGACCAGGGCTCGTCAGACCTGCCCAGCCAACTGGCACAGGCGACGACCTACATCAAAGTTCTTCGAGAAAGAGTAGAAAAGCTGAAGCAAAGGAGAGATGAGTGCTACGCAAAGGTCCAGAAGTCCAGCAGCGGCAACGCAGAAAATGATGCAGCAGTAGAATCCTGCTCACAGGATGTTCAGGTACAATCCACAGGAGCAGCTCATTTTTTACGTGAATTTGACGATAAACTAAAATGCATCCAAGAGAGCAAGCAGGCAACAAGCTCTGAGGTTCTCTTGGATGCACCAATGGTAGCAACGAGACTCAGAAGGTTGCTTACGGAACAGCGTGCGAAACTTGAAGGCCTTGGTGCCGAATCCAGCTTGTGTAACACTCGAAACATACAGAAAAGAGACTATTACATCCAGTTCATTCCTTTTTTCATTTGA